A single region of the Yersinia entomophaga genome encodes:
- the greB gene encoding transcription elongation factor GreB, translated as MSKSNYITREGWQALDLELKYLWREERPRVTQAVSEAAAMGDRSENAEYIYGKKRLREIDRRVRFLSKRLDVLKIVDPDPRQEGKVYFGAWVRVENELGEERFFRLVGPDEFDPAKKWISIDSPVARALIGKQVDDEITVQTPNGEATYWILEIRYRPFDEKC; from the coding sequence ATGTCGAAAAGTAATTACATCACCCGCGAAGGCTGGCAGGCTCTGGACCTCGAACTAAAATATCTATGGCGAGAAGAACGGCCAAGGGTGACGCAGGCAGTTTCAGAAGCAGCCGCAATGGGCGACCGTTCTGAAAATGCCGAATATATTTATGGGAAAAAACGCCTGCGGGAAATCGATCGTCGGGTGCGTTTTTTATCCAAACGTCTGGATGTGTTGAAAATCGTCGATCCCGATCCGCGTCAGGAAGGAAAAGTTTATTTTGGCGCTTGGGTTAGGGTGGAAAATGAACTGGGAGAAGAGCGGTTTTTTCGATTGGTTGGCCCAGATGAATTCGATCCGGCCAAAAAATGGATCTCAATTGACTCGCCGGTGGCGCGAGCCTTGATTGGTAAACAGGTAGATGATGAAATCACGGTTCAGACACCCAACGGCGAGGCAACCTACTGGATATTAGAGATTCGGTACCGGCCATTTGACGAAAAGTGTTGA
- the hslR gene encoding ribosome-associated heat shock protein Hsp15, producing MKEKSAPDDAVRLDKWLWAARFYKTRAMAREMIDGGKVHYNGQRGKPSKLVELNAEIRLRQGNDERTVRILSIHSQRRGAAEAQAMYEETETSIANREKVAQARKLNALTMPHPDRRPDKKERRNLIKFKYGESE from the coding sequence GTGAAAGAAAAATCCGCTCCCGATGACGCCGTTCGTCTGGATAAATGGCTATGGGCTGCGCGTTTTTACAAAACCCGCGCAATGGCCAGAGAGATGATTGATGGCGGTAAAGTTCATTACAACGGCCAGCGGGGGAAACCCAGTAAACTGGTTGAATTGAATGCGGAAATTCGGTTGCGACAAGGGAATGACGAGCGCACGGTTCGAATTCTGTCCATACACAGCCAGCGGCGCGGTGCGGCGGAAGCGCAGGCAATGTATGAAGAAACGGAAACCAGTATCGCCAACCGGGAGAAAGTAGCTCAGGCACGTAAACTCAATGCTCTGACCATGCCCCATCCGGATCGACGGCCGGATAAAAAAGAGCGTCGCAATCTGATCAAATTTAAATACGGCGAGTCGGAATAA
- a CDS encoding intracellular growth attenuator family protein, with translation MSTIVLILALLLTSLVAVALLWWFKYHQISAVPVALPFVKPTHRTLTPEERVAVENYLLNQSENGTFKKLPGLDSHLDQGHSSSSNELALIPESDNVYAVTRAITRYGVASDEPNKWRYYLDATEVHLPPFWEQFIAQDNYVEVIQTKTIPLVISLNGHSLKDHTLEAPTPRVAQSAPQNASIRKEDSEHVALVNIRKETPEEHAIYGPTGLREAATICLALLLLFLSLISPGVVLPWLILVSIALLSWACWKLFRPLSESDLKEVHCLSGTPKRWGLFGESNQGQMNNISLGIIDLIYPPHWQAYFAHDLGKKTNVDIYLNRQVVRQGRYLSLHDEMKNFPLQRWGKNLTLMLGSLAILILLVVYVPLGLPLKLSMAWIQGAQSQQVTSVQALEKMPLRIGDMLKAQGTGMCYVPPNALGPHNFAFTPFDCSSIYWNTASTLPQPESETIEKAAALLATVNQQLHPQDSSDPNVNPQLATAIEKSGMILLNNFSDIVLKTKELCRSEADCVRLKNALVNLGNAKNWAALTKKAQSGALKGMNVLLRPVSADALESLVNTATSSFVYRETHLATEALNSPPPGGFLISSDEGKQLVNHPIPAVPLFDYSALEQWRELQRLSGLLLNTPFKAEGVITSITVDANGTRHVTLHSEPDVITLSRYLGTSLLLFALIICLSVNGYLVIKRMRQNRTRMEDIQRYYDSCFSTHLTATPYLR, from the coding sequence ATGAGCACAATAGTGTTGATATTGGCCTTACTCTTGACCAGCCTTGTCGCTGTTGCATTGCTATGGTGGTTCAAATATCACCAAATCTCTGCCGTTCCCGTGGCGCTCCCGTTTGTCAAACCCACGCATCGTACCCTTACGCCTGAAGAACGCGTCGCCGTCGAGAATTACCTGCTTAATCAATCCGAAAATGGCACCTTTAAAAAGCTGCCGGGTCTGGATTCACATCTGGATCAAGGGCATTCGTCCTCGTCTAACGAGCTGGCGTTGATCCCGGAAAGCGATAATGTCTATGCCGTCACCCGCGCTATTACCCGCTACGGCGTGGCTAGCGATGAACCGAATAAATGGCGTTACTACCTTGATGCCACCGAAGTGCATTTACCCCCGTTCTGGGAACAATTCATCGCGCAGGATAATTACGTCGAAGTCATTCAGACAAAAACTATCCCATTGGTGATCTCTTTAAATGGTCACTCCCTTAAAGATCACACGTTGGAAGCCCCAACGCCGCGAGTCGCCCAGTCTGCGCCACAAAATGCGTCTATCCGTAAAGAAGACAGCGAACACGTCGCCTTGGTCAATATTCGCAAGGAAACGCCGGAAGAACATGCGATTTACGGGCCTACCGGCCTGAGAGAAGCGGCGACTATCTGTTTGGCTTTGCTGCTTCTATTCCTCAGCCTTATTAGTCCTGGGGTAGTATTGCCATGGCTGATTCTTGTCTCTATCGCCCTGCTTTCCTGGGCCTGCTGGAAGTTATTCCGACCACTTTCAGAATCGGATTTAAAGGAAGTTCATTGCCTGAGTGGCACGCCAAAGCGTTGGGGATTATTTGGCGAGTCCAATCAAGGGCAGATGAATAACATCTCTTTGGGCATTATCGACTTGATTTATCCGCCTCACTGGCAGGCTTATTTCGCCCACGATCTGGGTAAGAAAACCAACGTTGATATTTATCTAAATCGGCAGGTCGTCCGTCAGGGACGCTATTTATCCCTGCATGATGAAATGAAAAATTTTCCATTGCAGCGCTGGGGCAAAAACCTGACGTTAATGCTCGGTTCATTAGCGATTCTGATATTGCTGGTCGTTTATGTTCCGCTCGGTCTGCCGCTAAAACTCAGCATGGCGTGGATTCAGGGTGCACAAAGCCAGCAGGTCACTAGTGTACAAGCTTTGGAAAAGATGCCGCTTCGCATTGGCGATATGCTGAAAGCTCAGGGAACGGGTATGTGCTATGTGCCGCCTAACGCTCTCGGCCCGCATAATTTTGCTTTTACGCCTTTCGATTGCTCTAGCATTTACTGGAATACCGCATCTACGCTACCACAGCCTGAGTCGGAAACTATTGAAAAAGCCGCTGCACTGCTGGCGACGGTCAATCAGCAATTGCACCCGCAGGACAGCAGCGATCCTAACGTTAACCCACAGTTAGCGACAGCGATTGAAAAGTCCGGGATGATTCTGCTGAATAACTTTTCCGATATTGTACTGAAAACCAAAGAGTTATGCAGAAGCGAAGCCGATTGCGTACGTCTGAAAAACGCCTTGGTCAATTTAGGCAACGCCAAGAACTGGGCGGCGCTCACCAAAAAAGCACAGTCTGGCGCGCTCAAAGGTATGAACGTGTTATTACGTCCGGTCAGCGCCGATGCGTTGGAAAGTTTGGTGAATACCGCTACCTCTTCCTTCGTTTACCGCGAAACTCATCTGGCTACCGAGGCATTAAATAGCCCGCCGCCGGGCGGTTTCCTGATCAGCAGCGATGAAGGCAAACAGCTGGTCAACCATCCTATTCCTGCCGTTCCGCTGTTTGATTACAGTGCGTTAGAGCAGTGGCGAGAACTTCAGCGGCTCTCTGGTTTGCTGCTGAATACCCCGTTTAAAGCTGAAGGAGTCATCACCAGCATTACCGTTGATGCCAACGGTACGCGTCATGTTACTTTGCATAGCGAACCGGACGTTATCACGCTCAGCCGCTATTTAGGCACCAGCCTGTTGTTATTCGCCTTGATTATTTGCCTGTCCGTCAACGGCTACCTGGTCATTAAGCGTATGCGCCAAAATCGCACCCGCATGGAAGATATTCAACGCTATTATGATAGCTGCTTTAGCACTCACCTTACCGCTACGCCTTATCTTCGCTAA
- the pckA gene encoding phosphoenolpyruvate carboxykinase (ATP) — protein sequence MSVKGITPQELADYGIHSVSEIVYNPSYELLFQEETKPDLQGYERGTVTNLGAVAVDTGIFTGRSPKDKYIVRDAITQDTVWWADQGKGKNDNKPLSQETWTQLKGLVTEQLSGKRLFVVDTFCGANADTRLKVRFITEVAWQAHFVKNMFIRPTDEELANFEPDFIVMNGAKCTNPNWKEQGLNSENFVAFNLTERMQLIGGTWYGGEMKKGMFSMMNYLLPLKGIASMHCSANVGEKGDVAIFFGLSGTGKTTLSTDPKRKLIGDDEHGWDDDGVFNFEGGCYAKTIKLSEEAEPDIYHAIKRDALLENVMVLADGTVDFNDGSKTENTRVSYPIYHIENIVKPVSKAGHATKVIFLTADAFGVLPPVSRLTADQTQYHFLSGFTAKLAGTERGVTEPTPTFSACFGAAFLSLHPTQYAEVLVKRMQAAGAQAYLVNTGWNGTGKRISIKDTRGIIDAILNGDIDKAETFTLPIFNLTVPTALPGVNPEILDPRQTYGSLEQWQEKAEDLAKRFVTNFDKYTDTPAGAALVSAGPKI from the coding sequence ATGAGTGTTAAAGGAATCACCCCGCAAGAGCTCGCCGATTATGGCATCCATAGTGTAAGCGAGATTGTTTACAACCCTAGTTATGAGCTTTTATTTCAGGAAGAAACCAAGCCTGATCTGCAAGGCTATGAGCGCGGGACTGTCACCAATTTAGGCGCTGTCGCCGTTGATACCGGCATTTTTACCGGCCGCTCCCCGAAAGATAAATACATCGTTCGCGACGCCATCACTCAAGATACCGTGTGGTGGGCCGATCAGGGCAAAGGCAAGAATGATAATAAACCGCTGAGTCAGGAAACCTGGACCCAGTTGAAAGGGCTGGTTACCGAACAATTATCCGGTAAGCGTCTGTTTGTGGTTGATACTTTCTGCGGTGCGAACGCTGATACTCGTCTGAAGGTTCGTTTTATTACCGAGGTTGCGTGGCAGGCACACTTCGTGAAAAACATGTTTATCCGCCCTACTGATGAAGAACTGGCCAATTTTGAGCCTGATTTTATCGTGATGAACGGCGCTAAATGCACGAACCCGAACTGGAAAGAGCAGGGTCTTAACTCCGAAAACTTTGTGGCATTCAACCTGACCGAACGCATGCAGCTGATTGGCGGCACCTGGTACGGCGGCGAGATGAAGAAAGGTATGTTCTCAATGATGAACTACCTGCTACCGCTGAAAGGCATTGCTTCCATGCACTGTTCTGCCAACGTGGGCGAGAAAGGCGATGTAGCGATCTTCTTCGGCCTGTCTGGCACCGGCAAAACCACCCTGTCTACCGATCCTAAGCGTAAACTCATCGGCGATGATGAACACGGCTGGGATGATGACGGCGTGTTTAACTTTGAAGGCGGCTGCTACGCCAAAACCATCAAACTTTCCGAGGAAGCCGAGCCAGATATTTATCACGCTATTAAGCGAGACGCTCTGCTGGAAAACGTCATGGTACTGGCCGATGGTACCGTTGATTTTAACGATGGATCGAAAACGGAAAATACACGAGTTTCCTATCCGATTTACCATATCGAAAACATCGTTAAGCCAGTATCCAAAGCTGGCCACGCAACCAAAGTCATTTTCCTGACCGCCGATGCGTTTGGTGTTTTACCACCGGTATCTCGTTTAACCGCTGATCAAACCCAGTATCACTTCCTGTCTGGCTTTACCGCCAAGCTGGCCGGTACCGAACGCGGCGTAACCGAACCAACGCCAACCTTCTCTGCCTGCTTCGGCGCGGCTTTCCTGTCGCTGCATCCAACTCAGTATGCCGAAGTACTGGTAAAACGCATGCAGGCGGCGGGCGCTCAGGCCTATCTGGTTAACACCGGCTGGAATGGCACAGGTAAACGTATTTCGATTAAAGATACGCGTGGGATTATTGATGCCATCCTGAATGGCGATATTGATAAGGCTGAGACATTCACCTTACCAATATTTAATCTGACGGTACCGACGGCGTTGCCGGGCGTGAATCCAGAGATTCTGGACCCGCGTCAAACCTACGGCAGTCTTGAGCAGTGGCAGGAAAAAGCGGAAGATCTGGCAAAACGCTTCGTCACCAACTTCGATAAGTATACCGATACCCCTGCTGGCGCAGCTTTAGTCAGCGCCGGGCCGAAAATCTAA
- the hslO gene encoding Hsp33 family molecular chaperone HslO encodes MSNHDQLHRYLFNHHAVRGELVTVNETYQQIIANHDYPAPVKKLLGELLVATSLLTATLKFDGDITVQLQGDGPLTLAVINGNNQQELRGVARTNGEIAEDSSLKQMIGNGYMVITITPAKGERYQGVVGLEGDTLAECLESYFMQSEQLPTRLFIRTGEVEGKAAAAGMLLQVLPAEERNEDEFDHLAQLTTTIKAEELFTLPANEVLYRLYHQEEVTIYDPQNVSFRCTCSRERCMDALVTLPVEEVQEMLEQDGQIDMHCEYCGTHHIFDAVDIANLLSGNSPSDDQIH; translated from the coding sequence ATGTCTAATCACGACCAATTACACCGCTATCTATTCAACCATCATGCGGTACGCGGCGAGCTGGTAACCGTTAATGAAACTTATCAACAGATTATCGCGAACCATGATTACCCCGCGCCGGTTAAAAAGCTGCTGGGTGAACTGTTGGTCGCTACCAGCCTGTTGACCGCTACTCTGAAATTTGACGGCGATATCACCGTACAGCTGCAGGGCGATGGCCCGTTGACTCTGGCCGTAATCAACGGCAATAACCAGCAGGAACTAAGAGGCGTGGCTCGCACCAACGGCGAAATTGCCGAAGACAGCTCGCTGAAGCAAATGATTGGTAATGGTTATATGGTGATAACCATTACACCAGCTAAAGGTGAACGTTATCAGGGTGTTGTTGGCTTGGAAGGCGACACTCTGGCCGAATGTCTGGAAAGCTATTTCATGCAGTCCGAACAGCTACCGACCCGCCTGTTTATCCGTACCGGTGAAGTCGAAGGTAAAGCGGCGGCAGCGGGTATGCTGTTGCAGGTTCTGCCTGCCGAAGAGCGAAATGAAGACGAATTCGACCATTTGGCGCAGCTGACAACCACTATCAAGGCGGAAGAACTGTTCACCCTGCCAGCCAATGAAGTGCTGTATCGCCTGTATCATCAGGAAGAAGTGACTATTTATGATCCGCAGAATGTCAGCTTCCGTTGCACCTGTTCCCGTGAACGATGCATGGACGCTTTAGTGACTCTGCCTGTTGAAGAAGTGCAGGAAATGCTTGAGCAGGATGGTCAAATTGATATGCACTGCGAATATTGTGGCACTCACCATATTTTTGACGCTGTAGATATCGCCAATTTGCTCAGCGGAAACAGCCCGTCTGACGATCAAATCCATTAA
- the yrfG gene encoding GMP/IMP nucleotidase: protein MPLNVNWQDIDTVLLDMDGTLLDLEFDSYFWLKLVPEALSQQRNIPLEQAKAIINDEYHAVQHTMSWYCFDYWCQRLDLDIYAMTTQVGSRASLRQDTLPFLQELRDSGRKTILLTNAHPHSLNIKVQHTGLDQHLDLLLSTHIFGYPKEDQRLWQAVAQHIDFDPARTLFVDDSEAILDAAKTFGIRYCLGVENPDSSCAGKVFQSHPAISDYRQLLPAIRHHSAA from the coding sequence ATGCCACTGAATGTTAACTGGCAAGATATCGATACCGTATTATTGGATATGGACGGTACTTTGCTGGATCTGGAGTTCGACAGCTATTTCTGGCTAAAACTGGTGCCTGAAGCTCTAAGCCAGCAGCGGAATATCCCTTTGGAGCAGGCCAAGGCAATTATTAACGATGAATACCACGCGGTGCAGCACACCATGAGCTGGTATTGCTTCGATTACTGGTGCCAACGACTAGATCTGGATATTTATGCCATGACGACGCAGGTCGGGTCGCGCGCCAGTTTGCGTCAGGATACACTGCCGTTTTTGCAGGAATTACGCGACTCCGGGCGGAAAACCATTTTACTGACCAATGCTCATCCCCATAGCCTGAATATTAAAGTTCAGCATACCGGTCTCGATCAGCACCTTGATTTGTTACTTTCCACCCATATATTTGGTTATCCGAAAGAAGATCAGCGTTTGTGGCAGGCCGTGGCTCAACATATCGATTTTGACCCCGCCAGAACCTTATTTGTGGATGACAGCGAAGCCATTTTGGACGCGGCAAAAACCTTTGGTATCCGTTACTGTTTGGGCGTTGAAAACCCTGATTCAAGCTGCGCGGGCAAAGTGTTTCAAAGCCATCCCGCCATCAGCGACTATCGCCAACTGTTGCCAGCCATTCGGCACCACAGCGCGGCTTAG
- the envZ gene encoding two-component system sensor histidine kinase EnvZ translates to MRRWRFSPRSSFARTLLLIVTLLFVSLVTTYLVVLNFAILPSLQQFNKVLAYEVRMLMTDRLQLEDGTLLEVPPAFRREIYRELGISLYTNAAAEESGLRWAQHYKFLSDQMAQQLGGPTDVRVEVNKNSPVVWLKTWLSPDIWVRVPLTEIHQGDFSPLFRYTLAIMLLAVGGAWLFIRIQNRPLVELEHAALQVGKGHIPPPLREYGASEVRSVTRAFNQMASGVKLLADDRTLLMAGVSHDLRTPLTRIRLATEMMAEEDGYLSESINKDIEECNAIIEQFIDYLRTGEEMPTETCDLNAILGEVIAAESGYEREIETDLCDGEVKVEVHPLSIKRALANMVVNAARYGNGWIKVSSGTELQRAWFQVEDDGPGIKPEELKHLFQPFVRGDSARSTSGTGLGLAIVQRILDAHSGMLDIGTSEKGGLCIRAYLPLPLDVKSVAPGKHG, encoded by the coding sequence ATGAGGCGATGGCGCTTTTCTCCGCGTAGCTCGTTTGCCCGTACCCTGTTATTGATTGTGACCTTGCTGTTCGTCAGTTTGGTCACAACTTATTTAGTGGTACTAAACTTTGCCATTTTGCCTAGTTTGCAGCAGTTCAATAAGGTTCTGGCTTACGAAGTTCGTATGCTGATGACCGACCGGCTGCAACTGGAAGACGGCACGCTACTGGAGGTCCCGCCCGCTTTTCGGCGTGAAATCTACCGTGAGTTGGGAATTTCTTTGTATACCAATGCTGCGGCGGAGGAGAGTGGCCTGCGTTGGGCTCAGCATTACAAGTTTCTCAGCGATCAAATGGCCCAGCAGCTTGGAGGGCCAACGGATGTGCGGGTTGAGGTTAATAAAAACTCGCCGGTCGTCTGGCTGAAAACCTGGCTATCGCCAGACATCTGGGTGCGGGTTCCTCTGACTGAAATTCATCAGGGTGATTTCTCGCCGCTGTTCCGTTATACGCTAGCGATTATGCTGCTGGCGGTCGGCGGAGCCTGGCTGTTTATCCGCATTCAGAATCGGCCCTTGGTGGAACTAGAGCACGCGGCGCTACAGGTGGGGAAAGGCCATATTCCGCCGCCGCTGCGGGAATATGGCGCATCTGAGGTGCGCTCGGTAACCCGGGCATTTAACCAAATGGCCTCCGGAGTAAAGCTGCTGGCAGATGACCGCACGCTTCTGATGGCGGGCGTCAGCCATGATTTACGTACACCGCTGACCCGTATTCGCCTAGCGACGGAAATGATGGCAGAAGAGGATGGTTATCTCTCTGAATCCATTAATAAAGATATTGAAGAATGTAATGCCATCATCGAACAGTTTATTGATTACCTGCGCACCGGGGAGGAAATGCCGACGGAAACCTGCGATCTGAACGCCATTTTGGGCGAAGTCATTGCGGCAGAAAGCGGATATGAGCGGGAAATTGAAACAGATTTATGCGACGGCGAAGTGAAGGTCGAAGTGCATCCGTTATCGATTAAACGTGCGTTGGCGAACATGGTGGTTAACGCAGCTCGTTATGGTAATGGCTGGATAAAAGTAAGCAGCGGCACTGAGTTACAGCGCGCCTGGTTCCAAGTGGAAGATGATGGGCCGGGTATCAAACCGGAAGAATTGAAGCATCTGTTCCAGCCATTCGTTCGCGGCGATAGCGCTCGTAGCACCAGCGGCACCGGTCTGGGACTGGCAATCGTACAGCGTATTCTTGATGCTCACTCAGGTATGCTGGATATCGGCACCAGTGAGAAGGGCGGGCTGTGCATTCGCGCTTACCTGCCATTGCCCTTAGACGTGAAATCGGTGGCACCGGGCAAACACGGTTGA
- the ompR gene encoding two-component system response regulator OmpR, with protein MQENHKILVVDDDMRLRALLERYLTEQGFQVRSVANAEQMDRLLTRESFHLMVLDLMLPGEDGLSICRRLRSQSNPMPIIMVTAKGEEVDRIVGLEIGADDYIPKPFNPRELLARIRAVLRRQANELPGAPSQEEAIISFGKFKLNLGTREMFREDEPMPLTSGEFAVLKALVSHPREPLSRDKLMNLARGREYSAMERSIDVQISRLRRMVEEDPAHPRYIQTVWGLGYVFVPDGSKA; from the coding sequence ATGCAAGAGAATCACAAGATTCTGGTCGTCGATGATGACATGCGCCTGCGTGCGCTTTTGGAACGCTATTTGACTGAGCAAGGTTTTCAAGTCCGCAGCGTAGCCAATGCTGAACAGATGGACCGCTTGCTAACCCGTGAATCATTCCACCTGATGGTTCTGGACCTGATGTTGCCGGGCGAAGATGGGCTATCTATTTGCCGCCGCCTGCGTAGCCAGAGCAACCCAATGCCAATCATTATGGTGACCGCGAAAGGCGAAGAAGTTGACCGTATTGTTGGTCTGGAAATCGGTGCAGATGACTATATTCCTAAGCCGTTTAACCCGCGTGAGCTGTTGGCGCGTATTCGTGCGGTGTTGCGCCGTCAGGCCAATGAACTACCGGGTGCACCTTCTCAGGAAGAGGCGATTATCTCCTTCGGCAAATTCAAACTGAATTTGGGAACCCGCGAAATGTTTCGCGAAGATGAACCTATGCCATTGACCAGCGGCGAGTTTGCCGTGCTGAAGGCATTGGTGAGCCATCCGCGTGAGCCGTTATCCCGCGATAAATTGATGAATCTGGCTCGTGGCCGTGAGTACAGCGCCATGGAACGTTCCATCGATGTTCAAATCTCCCGTCTACGCCGTATGGTGGAAGAAGATCCTGCTCATCCGCGTTATATCCAAACCGTTTGGGGCTTGGGCTACGTATTCGTACCGGACGGCAGTAAAGCATGA
- a CDS encoding MFS transporter, with product MPLWINTRPLLSISIIFAGSSLAYYMLMTTLATYLYDYLNLSVATVGTIIFGYVFTSRLAKVALGPWFDRLTLRTSLMLSLSIAAVGFLLAASDKLIGILAPWCLCIAGVGVSSIVLLTHSAIARQKQSSSDASHAPADYSFIYVLMHGSALIAPAIGFNILLNYPGQLYWVIASFYLALLLFCRFFLSEPHHQSVEKAKPIVIDFLIAFKKQHYCRFLLINSLLWMLYAQLFSTIPLYVREVLGAESHITRFYMVEALSVMVLQYWVSAHINPRIQAYFPKVTLAAFSLSFLLIYYAHNMFFILLAGCIFAFALMVFMPCSNAANASFAEPGRFATYFGLVSLSATLGDSLGSILGMVCFDLLLQNEMLKHYFLWLAGITAALAILCRNPYNCPF from the coding sequence ATGCCGTTGTGGATAAATACTCGGCCGTTACTATCAATCTCTATTATTTTTGCCGGATCGTCATTGGCCTATTACATGCTGATGACGACTCTCGCCACTTATCTCTATGATTATCTGAACTTATCCGTAGCCACCGTTGGCACCATCATTTTTGGCTACGTTTTTACCTCACGTCTGGCAAAGGTCGCTTTGGGGCCGTGGTTCGATCGATTAACTCTACGCACTAGCCTGATGCTTTCTTTAAGCATTGCCGCCGTCGGTTTTTTACTGGCTGCATCAGATAAGCTGATAGGTATCCTTGCTCCTTGGTGCCTCTGTATTGCTGGCGTGGGCGTTTCTTCCATCGTATTGCTAACCCACTCTGCTATCGCGCGCCAAAAACAGTCTTCATCCGACGCTTCTCACGCTCCTGCCGATTATTCATTTATCTACGTTCTTATGCATGGCTCGGCATTAATCGCCCCTGCCATTGGTTTTAATATATTGCTCAATTATCCTGGTCAGCTGTATTGGGTTATTGCTAGTTTCTATCTCGCTCTGCTGCTATTTTGCCGGTTTTTTCTCTCTGAACCTCACCACCAGTCAGTTGAGAAAGCCAAACCGATCGTTATAGATTTTCTGATCGCCTTCAAAAAACAGCATTACTGCCGATTCTTGCTGATCAATAGCCTGCTATGGATGCTTTATGCTCAGCTTTTTTCCACCATTCCACTCTACGTGCGCGAAGTATTAGGCGCAGAAAGCCATATCACGCGGTTCTACATGGTCGAAGCCTTGTCTGTGATGGTGCTGCAATACTGGGTCAGCGCCCATATTAACCCGCGGATTCAGGCTTATTTTCCCAAGGTGACATTAGCGGCGTTTTCTCTATCCTTCCTGCTGATTTACTACGCTCATAACATGTTTTTCATCCTGCTGGCAGGCTGTATTTTTGCCTTTGCACTAATGGTATTTATGCCGTGCTCAAACGCGGCTAATGCCTCATTCGCCGAGCCAGGGCGTTTCGCTACCTACTTCGGGCTGGTATCACTGTCTGCCACTCTGGGAGATTCGCTCGGCAGTATATTGGGAATGGTCTGCTTTGATTTGTTACTGCAAAACGAGATGCTAAAACACTACTTTCTCTGGCTCGCCGGCATTACCGCAGCACTGGCAATTCTCTGTCGCAATCCGTATAACTGTCCTTTCTGA